The Desulfatibacillum aliphaticivorans DSM 15576 genome segment CTTTTTTAATCGCCTGGCTGATCGTGGGAATTTGGGGGCGCAGAAAAAAGAAAGACGATTTTGTTCCCAATAACGCCGCGATTTTCGGGCTGCTCGTCTTCATGAATTTTTGCCTCATGCTGATCATGAACGTCATCAGCCGCATTTCCATGGGAACCCCGCTGGCCGCGCGGGCCTATACCGCGCCATTTTTATTCATCTTCCTGCTGACGGTTCCGGCCATGATCGCCGTGGTGCAAAACAGCGAATCCCTTTTTTTTGTCAAAGGCAAACCCCTGTTTCAAATGAAAACCGCCGCCAACATATGCCTGATTCTGTTTTTCGGCTTTCATATTCTGAACGCCGCATTTCAAGTGGTCCTAATCCCAGAAACGTTGAACCACCACAAAGCCAGGCTGGCCCGGGAGGCCCTGTTGGAAAATCCGCCCGACGGGGAAGGCCCCATTGTGCTGCCCAAACTGCCCTACGTCACCATGCATAAGAAAAATCCCCTGGACACCTTTCCCGAAGGCTACCTTAACCAACGCATGGTCCGGTTCTACCGCCTGGACCGTCCGGTGGTTTTGGAAAAAACGCCGGAGGTCAAGGAATCCATGGGCCAGTTGATTATTCGGGCGATAAAAAACCGCATTTTATTATAATTTAAAATTTTTCCTGAAAAAGGCTTGACACCTGAACATATGTACTATAACCTCCCTCTATAGAACATATGTTCAGGCGCCGCCGCGCTCCTGGACAAAAAAGCGAAGGAGCAAAGTCATGGATCTTTTCATCACGATTTTTAATGCAAACAGGCATTGGATACTTCCCATAATATTGATGGTGGTCGCCGGATTCGTAGCGCGGGAGGTGCGGAACTTTCTTCTGGAGTCCGGCGTGGGCGACGCCGGGCGGGAATTCGGCCTTGCGGTAAAAAAAGCAAGGCCCATGACAAGCCGGCCTTTTTCCTCCAAGGGGATTTCGCCCCTTCCCCCCGCCAAAAGGGCCAGGGCCAGCCTGCAGTTCGGCGGCGCCATGCTTTTTCATAACGACCGCTTTGACGGCATGAAATAAAGGATCTCCATGGAAGACCTGACGGAAAAACAAAGCCTGGTTTTTGAGTTCATCATGGAATACACGGCTGACCACGGTTATCCGCCCACCGTGCGGGAGTTATGCGACGAGTTGGGGTTCAAGTCTCCCAACACGGCCCATTTTCACCTGAAAGGCCTAAAAGACAAAGGGTACATCCAGTCGGCCAAGGGCAAAAACCGGGGCATCACGGTTTTAAAGACGCCGCCCGGCGCCGGAGGCAAAATCCCTTTGGTGGGCCGCATCGCCGCAGGCGCGCCTATCCTTGCGGTGGAAAACGTCATGGACACCCTGGACGTGGACCGGGCTTTTTTCGGCTCCTCCGATGCTTTTTCCGTACGGGTTGAAGGGGATTCCATGATCGAAGCCCATATAGAAGACGGAGACTATGTGGTCATCAAGCCCACGGCCACGCCCCGGAACGGCGATATTGTCGCCGCTTTGGTGAATGACGAGGTTACCCTCAAGTATTTCCACAGGGACGGAAGCCGCATTGAACTGCGTCCCGCCAACGTTAGGTACAAGCCTTTTTGCTACACCGAAGAGGATTTTATCGACGTGCGCGTGCTCGGCGTAATGGCCGGGCTGATCCGAAAGGTGTAGAACCGTGGAGCCCGAAGTCTGGGAAAAAGGCTGCATGGAAAGCGACCGGATCAGGTGGTGCGAGGACGGCCGCTACGTCAAAGCCTGCGGAAGGGTCATCATCATTCATACGCCGCCGACCAAAAGCGGCAAACGGGTTATGTTCATCACCCTGGAGGACGCCAGGGGCTTGTTTGACGTGACCGTGTTTGAAAACGTCGGCAAGCGCTGCGCCAAAATCGTCCTGTCCCAAACCGTTTTGGTGGTGGAGGGCGTGGTCAACCGATTCGGCCTGCGCGGCGTTTCCATACTGGCAAGAAATATTCGCGCCCCCAGGCGCGCTAACGATTAACCGGGAAACTTCAGGCGCCTCGTAAGGACCCCACTACCTTACGGCTCGTTACCCAAGCGTATTCTCACATCAGATCACCCTGATCGACCACTTTACCACTTAGCCTGAAGTATCCCGGTTGACCTTTTTAAATCAATTTGTTTGCAGTCCGGCAGGGAATTTCCTGCCACTTTTTTTACCGAAGAATAGGCTTTTGATGAATCATGATACGGGTAGGCGCAGCAGGATGGACACATGCAAGCCTTGCAGGCGAACGGGCCTTTTATCCCCCCGGCCTGGGGCAAAGGGATTTCCTTAAGTATTACGCGTCCCGCTTTTCCACTGTGGAGACAGCCTCTACTTTTTTCCGAATCCCAACCATGGAAATAGTCAGTCATTGGGTGAACCAGACGCCGGACCACTTCGTTTTTCATTTTCAGATTCCGGGAATGCTGACCGGTTTTCCCGTCATACCTAAAAACCTTCCCGGCATCATCGCCAGAGACCTGGACGCGGAATTGCTGAAAAAACGCCAAATTCAGGCGTTTCCCAAGCAGATTCTGGAAATGGGATTTGACATGTTCACGGCGGGCATGCGTCCTGCCATGGAGTCTGGAAAACTTGGCGCAGTAGTCTGCCGTTTTCCCCCATGGTTCGAACCAAACGAATCGTCCTTTGCGTACCTGGATTTGATGGACGACAAAACACGCGGCCTCGCCCGCGCCGTGGAGTTCCTGAACACCGGTTGGCAAAGGCCGGAGGCGTTTTCGCAAGCCATCGCATTTTTTAAGCCCAGAAATATAGCTTTTGCGGCCACGGACACCTTTCGCATCAGGAATTACTCAGGCCGCGGCAGGCTGACCTCTCAATTGGCTTATCTACGATTTTCAGGAAGAAGCCAGGGAAGCCGCTATCTTTACAGCCAGCCCGAGTTGCACTCCTGGCTGGCCAGAAGCTTCGCCGCAAACTCAAGGGCTAAAAACGTATACGCCGTATTCGCGTGCAGGCAGGGCATGGACGCTGTATTAAACGCACGCTTATTCCTCAATATGCTGAAATGGGAGGCGAAGATTCGCAAAGATAATAAAAAAAAGCGGACGGCGGCTTAAGTCAAAACAAGCCGCATCGCCCGCTTTAATTAACGCACTTTATTTAGTCGCCTATTTCCCGATCCAGGAAGGCGCGGTACTCGCACATGCCGGAAAGGGCCTTGACCGCCCGCTCCGGAGTTTCAAAAAATACGTCTTCGTACTTGCAGCCGGGAACCTTAATCACCGTGCCGCTGTCTTCCGACCTTCCCATGCGGACGCCGATAAACGGCTTGTGCGTTTCGTCCATGAGTTTGGCCAGATGAACGAAAAAATCGTGTTCCATATTGCTTAGCATGTCGTGCATGGCGTCCAATTGTTTTCTATCAGCGTTGGGATCCGTCTTCAAGGCGCTGCTTATCCAGCGCTTTAAGGCGAGTTTTCTACCGACAATGCCCAAAACCAAAACTGCATCGCAGCCGTCCCAATGAGCCAGTTCCTGAGCTACGTCAAAAAACAACTGGGGATTGTTTTCCCCTACCAGGTCGATGGGATTGGCCCGGCTCCAATAAGGCGGCAGGATTTTATCAATGGTCTTGACCAGGTCGTCCGACAAAGGCGG includes the following:
- a CDS encoding DUF72 domain-containing protein; the protein is MIRVGAAGWTHASLAGERAFYPPGLGQRDFLKYYASRFSTVETASTFFRIPTMEIVSHWVNQTPDHFVFHFQIPGMLTGFPVIPKNLPGIIARDLDAELLKKRQIQAFPKQILEMGFDMFTAGMRPAMESGKLGAVVCRFPPWFEPNESSFAYLDLMDDKTRGLARAVEFLNTGWQRPEAFSQAIAFFKPRNIAFAATDTFRIRNYSGRGRLTSQLAYLRFSGRSQGSRYLYSQPELHSWLARSFAANSRAKNVYAVFACRQGMDAVLNARLFLNMLKWEAKIRKDNKKKRTAA
- a CDS encoding OB-fold nucleic acid binding domain-containing protein: MEPEVWEKGCMESDRIRWCEDGRYVKACGRVIIIHTPPTKSGKRVMFITLEDARGLFDVTVFENVGKRCAKIVLSQTVLVVEGVVNRFGLRGVSILARNIRAPRRAND
- the lexA gene encoding transcriptional repressor LexA; this encodes MEDLTEKQSLVFEFIMEYTADHGYPPTVRELCDELGFKSPNTAHFHLKGLKDKGYIQSAKGKNRGITVLKTPPGAGGKIPLVGRIAAGAPILAVENVMDTLDVDRAFFGSSDAFSVRVEGDSMIEAHIEDGDYVVIKPTATPRNGDIVAALVNDEVTLKYFHRDGSRIELRPANVRYKPFCYTEEDFIDVRVLGVMAGLIRKV